Proteins encoded within one genomic window of Tigriopus californicus strain San Diego chromosome 12, Tcal_SD_v2.1, whole genome shotgun sequence:
- the LOC131891785 gene encoding uncharacterized protein LOC131891785, which produces MLGLIFFALVTSVSANNVCLHLVKISSLNDLAHIELSTGPMIVMDHNLFSPRSLQALGVPCIHGTVFESRPVELNGFLQAFQALRISSKPRVEVRTELDKDRIKLLDDIHRSFDLVVNGQTFPPPSIGSRFLHVTTFNNWPNHFYTSSGLTGTDVTLFNVLSKNLQFSYMLLPPALSVNGRVLKNGSLMGILPDVQSGVADLALCQLTLTNERYHMADFAPVLSEHDLALVGPKAKPKSEYEALILPFDHWTWFGLCTSLLGSFIMLAFFKVNLSPGKGILDDTYEAFCLALAPLLQASLSHNIYRSNGFMSIYCFLFLWTGMGLLLTLAYKSTLLATMTMVVFNGVIDTPEEVRSSQLPVYVLSQSLMETALISSPRKIYQDIYDQNVTPFGTAFPLSSTPPDMNDKIDDNRAFLISTRTNTMREANRFAFKDSIYIGATSWLGPKGSRIVAQISDPLMRLQAGGLTNKWFKDELQNALNSHGSMSNQPTNEPIHLGHVTPPFILLGCSLVICFAVFLGEVIGSYVSENEGK; this is translated from the exons ATGTTGGGTCTGATCTTCTTCGCACTTGTTACTTCTGTATCGGCCAATAACGTTTGCCTGCACTTGGTTAAAATATCCTCATTGAACGATTTGGCTCATATCGAGTTATCCACAGGGCCAATGATTGTCATGGATCACAACCTATTTTCACCTCGAAGTCTGCAAGCTCTTGGGGTACCTTGCATCCATGGAACAGTCTTTGAATCCCGTCCAGTGGAACTAAACGGGTTCTTACAAGCATTTCAGGCTCTTCGAATCTCTTCAAAGCCTCGTGTGGAAGTTCGCACGGAATTGGACAAGGATCGGATAAAACTCTTGGATGATATTCATAGAAGTTTCGACTTGGTTGTCAATGGCCAGACCTTTCCaccaccttcaattggatctCGGTTTTTACATGTTACAACCTTCAACAATTGGCCCAATCATTTCTATACTTCCTCGGGCCTGACAGGAACGGATGTCACCTTATTTAATGTTTTATCCaagaatttgcaattttcgTACATGCTTCTACCGCCCGCTTTGAGTGTCAATGGGAGAgtcttgaaaaatggatcatTGATGGGCATTTTACCCGAT GTTCAAAGTGGTGTGGCAGATTTAGCCTTGTGTCAATTGACCCTCACCAACGAACGCTACCACATGGCCGATTTTGCCCCGGTTCTTTCCGAGCATGATCTTGCCTTGGTGGGACCCAAGGCCAAACCCAAAAGCGAATACGAGGCTTTGATCTTGCCATTTGACCATTGGACTTGGTTCGGTTTATGTACTTCATTATTGGGTTCTTTCATCATgttggcctttttcaaggtCAATCTGAGTCCTGGCAAGGGTATATTGGACGATACATATGAGGCTTTTTGTCTAGCCCTCGCTCCTTTATTGCAAGCAAGCCTTTCTCACAACATTTACCGATCCAATGGGTTCATGTCTATTTACTGCTTTCTTTTCCTGTGGACAGGGATGGGGTTGCTTTTGACCTTGGCTTACAAGTCGACTTTATTGGCCACCATGACCATGGTCGTTTTTAACGGTGTCATTGATACCCCCGAGGAAGTGCGGAGTTCTCAATTGCCAGTCTATGTTCTTTCGCAATCCCTGATGGAAACTGCGTTGATAAGTTCTCCACGGAAAATATATCAAGATATCTACGATCAAAACGTAACTCCCTTTGGGACGGCCTTTCCACTTTCCTCGACTCCCCCGGATATGAACGacaaaattgatgataacagggcgtttttaatttccaccAGAACCAACACCATGAGGGAGGCTAATCGTTTTGCCTTTAAGGACTCCATTTATATTGGTGCCACATCTTGGTTGGGTCCAAAAGGAAGCCGAATCGTAGCTCAGATCTCGGATCCTTTAATGAGACTCCAAGCGGGAGGGTTGACAAATAAATGGTTTAAGGACGAATTGCAAAACGCCTTGAACAGTCATGGATCCATGAGTAATCAGCCTACCAATGAACCGATTCATTTGGGTCATGTGACTCCGCCATTCATCTTATTGGGATGCAGCCTGGTTATTTGTTTCGCAGTTTTTCTTGGAGAGGTTATTGGCTCTTATGTTTCAGAAAATGAAGGCAAATAA